Below is a genomic region from Pseudomonadota bacterium.
TGGGGCTCGATCACCCTGTGGATGGCCTCCCACTACCCCAACGCGCAGATCACCGCTGTGTCGAACTCCGCCAGCCAGCGCCGCTTCATCATGGACCAGGCGGCCCTGCGCAAGCTCGACAACGTGGAGGTGATCACCTGCGATGTGAACGAGTTCGACACCCAGGAGCGCTTCGACCGCGCCATCTCCATCGAGATGTTCGAGCACGTGCGCAACTACAAGACCCTCACCTCACGCATCCACGACTGGCTCAAGCCCGACGGCACCCTGTTCGTGCACATCTTCTGTCACGCCCAGCACCTCTACCCCTTCATCGATGAGGAAGGCGTGGATGACTGGATGGGCCGGTACTTCTTCTCGGGCGGGCAGATGCCGGCGGCGGACACGCTGCTGCACTTTCAGGACAAGCTGAAGCTCGACGCCCAATGGCGCGTGAGCGGTGTGCACTATCAGAAGACCGCCGAGGCCTGGCTGCAGCGCCAGGACATGAAGAAGCATCTGATCATGCCCGTGCTGCAAGACGTCTACGGCATGGACGAAGCAGCGCGGTGGTTCCAGCGCTGGCGCATGTTCTTCATGGCCTGCGCCGAGACCTTCGGCTACGACAACGGCCGGGAGTGGCTGGTGGGCCACTACCGTTTCCGCCGCCCCGCCTAGATGCGGCCTTAGGCCTCTACGTTGTCATAGGTCACTGCTCCGTACTTGACGGAAGGCTTATGTGACGGTGTTCACACCGTCCCGCCGGGCGAGCACCCGGCGTTGGTGCGCGCTTGGCCGGCCGCTGCTGTGAAATACGCCTCATCACGGACTCGTTGATGAAGGCATCGCCATGACCACGCGCCACCTGCGCCACCGCACCGCCCTGCATTTCTCGCTCCTGCTGGCAGCCACCGCCCCGTTTGCCGCGCTAGCCACCGACCCGACATCCGTCAGCGCCCCGGTGAGCCAGGCGGCGTCTGCGGTCCAGCAGCAGTACATCGTGCGTGCCGAGAACGTCGACGCCGCGAAGCGCGCCGTGCTCGCCGCCGGTGGCACCTGGAGTTCTCCGCTGACGAACCTCGGCATGGTCAGCGCCAGCCTCACGCAGGACGCGTTCGCCAAGCTCGCCGCGATGGACGGTGTCAGCGTCTCCCGCGACTGGTCCGTGCAGGTCAACGGCAAGAAGGACAAGGGCAAGAAGGCCGACGAGCCCGAGAAGGCCCAGGGTAAATCCCGCAAGTTCTCCCACGAACACCTGACGGACCAGGAGGTCGGCCACACACTGCTCGTGGGCGCCGATTCGCTGCACGCCGCTGGGGTGAAGGGGAAAGACGTCACCATCGCGGTGATCGACACGGGCCTGTGGGACGACAAGCACAAGGACACCGACAAGCGCCTCCTCGCCACCCTCGACGCCACCAAGCAGCCCGCCAAGCTCGCTAAGGAGGTCAAGGACGAGAACGGCCACGGCACCCATATCAGCGGCATCATCGCCGCAGACAAGAAGGCTGACGGGGTCCACGAGGGTATCGCGCCGAAGGCGGATCTGATCGCCATCCGGGCTTTCGACGCAAACGGCGCCGGCGCCTACATGGACGTCATCCGCGCCATCGACTGGGTGATCGGCAACCGCGACGAGTACAACATCCGCGTGCTGAACCTCTCCTTCAGCGCGACGCCGCGCTCGCACTACTGGGACGATCCCCTGAACCAAGCCGTCATGGCC
It encodes:
- a CDS encoding S8 family serine peptidase; its protein translation is MTTRHLRHRTALHFSLLLAATAPFAALATDPTSVSAPVSQAASAVQQQYIVRAENVDAAKRAVLAAGGTWSSPLTNLGMVSASLTQDAFAKLAAMDGVSVSRDWSVQVNGKKDKGKKADEPEKAQGKSRKFSHEHLTDQEVGHTLLVGADSLHAAGVKGKDVTIAVIDTGLWDDKHKDTDKRLLATLDATKQPAKLAKEVKDENGHGTHISGIIAADKKADGVHEGIAPKADLIAIRAFDANGAGAYMDVIRAIDWVIGNRDEYNIRVLNLSFSATPRSHYWDDPLNQAVMAAWQAGIVVVASAGNTGPDPMTIGVPGNVPYIITVGAVTDAYTPYDPSDDHLASFSSAGPTHEGFVKPDLVAPGGHVTAWMPYDAKIPRTHASDMKKKEEYFSMSGTSQAAAVVSGVVALMLEEDPSLTPDTVKCRLMATARPAIEKGELAYSVLQQGAGLVNAVDAVASGADGCANTGLDLQADLTGERHFGGPVGMAEDGTFFVHDGSGTPLEGNGYTWSQGYTWSQGYTWSQGYTWSQGYTWSQGYTWSQGYTWSQGYTW
- a CDS encoding cyclopropane-fatty-acyl-phospholipid synthase family protein translates to MNGIDLAERGLLPDFLIRLGIWQANRQRLHTETVRSVERQFERYQERIEELRSSPVAINTDRANEQHYEVPAAFFQHVLGKNLKYSSCYWPQGVRDLDSAEDAMLELTCERAQLQDGDRILELGCGWGSITLWMASHYPNAQITAVSNSASQRRFIMDQAALRKLDNVEVITCDVNEFDTQERFDRAISIEMFEHVRNYKTLTSRIHDWLKPDGTLFVHIFCHAQHLYPFIDEEGVDDWMGRYFFSGGQMPAADTLLHFQDKLKLDAQWRVSGVHYQKTAEAWLQRQDMKKHLIMPVLQDVYGMDEAARWFQRWRMFFMACAETFGYDNGREWLVGHYRFRRPA